CTCGAGGAGTTCGCCGAGGTTGACGACGAAGGCTCCCGGCAGGGGCGGCACCTCGTGGAAGAGGCCGTCCGCCCGCTGCACCTGGAGGCCGCCGACCTGGTCCTGGAGGAGCAGGGTCAGGAACCCGTAGTCCTTGTGGGCGCCCACGCCCTGGTCGGCGCCGTCGGAAGCGCTGCCGGGGTAGCGGACGAGCTTCAGGTGCGGGTGGGCGTGGTCGCCGAACACCGGGTCGTAGAAGCCGGCGGGGGCGCCGATCGCGGTGAGCAGTTCGCGCAGCAGGCGTTCGGCGACGGCGCTGAGCCGGTCGATCCAGGCGAGAGCGGCGGTGCGCAGCTCCGGGAGGGCGGCGGGCCACTGGTTGGGGCCCTCCAGCCACCAGTACGCGGGCTCGCCGGGCCCGGGCGCGCGGGCGGGCCGCTCGGCGCCGATGTCGAGCTGGTCGCGCCAGTCGCGGCTCCCGCCGGTGCGTTCGTCGCCGGTGCGGGTGTAGCCGCGGAAGTGCGGGGAGCCGGTGTTGTCCAGGGCGAGCCGGTCGGCTTCGGGCAGGGCGAAGAACCGGTGCATGGCGTCGAGCAGCGCACGCGTCTCGGCGTCGGTGACACCGTGCCCGGTGAGCTGGAAGAAGCCCACGTCGTGGGCGGCGCTGTGGAGTTGGGCGTGCAGCAGGGCCCGGGCCTGCGGGCCGCGGTCGGCGGCGGACAGGTCGATGATCGGGAGCTGCTGGTAGGAGGGGAACGCCGGCCGGCTGAGGCGGGGCGTCGGGTTCGGCAGAGACGTGTTCGTCGTCATGGGATGCGTCCGCGGGGGTGTACGGGTGCCCGGGCGGCCGCCGGGGGTGGGGCGGGGGCCACGGGTGCCAGGTGGAGGAAGAGGCGGTGCGAGCAGCGCAAGCGGCGCGGCGAAAACGGGGGCTGGGTCAGGCGGAAGGCCGACAGCCCATGCTCGTGACGCGCACGTAGTCCACGTGTCGGCGTCGGACGAGCATCGGAAGCATGCGCACAGCGTACTGCGCCCCACCCGATCCACCAGTGGCCCGCGTCACTCCGCCTGCCCGTACGCGCGGAACCGGGCGCGGCCCCGGCCGAAGGCGTCATCCCGGGAACGCGAACGACCCGCGAACTCGGGTTCCCTGCGCCTGACGGCGGGGGAGCCGGGCCGGACGTACCGGCGAGTTCGCGGGTCGGGTGACTGCGTTGGATTGGGCCGGCTGCATGCACAACACACATGCGGGTCCGGCGCCGAACCGAGTCCGACAACGGGCCGCTAGCCCGCAGCCACCTCGTCTGTCCGGGTTTCCGTCATGAGCCGAACCACCTCCTCTCCTACGTGCAGATCACTTTAGGAACACATCGGGGGACGCTCAACCCATTTATCGGAACAGGTCCGGGACGGCCCCGTTAGCCGCCGGCGCGGTGGGTAGGCGGCGGGAACGTCGAGGAGGGTGACGGTGGTGACAGAGCGTGCTGCGCAACGTGCTGAGCTGGGCGTCCAGGGTCGTGAGCCCGGTGGGCCG
The window above is part of the Streptomyces sp. NBC_01428 genome. Proteins encoded here:
- a CDS encoding isopenicillin N synthase family dioxygenase — protein: MTTNTSLPNPTPRLSRPAFPSYQQLPIIDLSAADRGPQARALLHAQLHSAAHDVGFFQLTGHGVTDAETRALLDAMHRFFALPEADRLALDNTGSPHFRGYTRTGDERTGGSRDWRDQLDIGAERPARAPGPGEPAYWWLEGPNQWPAALPELRTAALAWIDRLSAVAERLLRELLTAIGAPAGFYDPVFGDHAHPHLKLVRYPGSASDGADQGVGAHKDYGFLTLLLQDQVGGLQVQRADGLFHEVPPLPGAFVVNLGELLEVATDGYLLATNHRVVSPPGATERFSVPFFYNPRLDARVEPLPFPHASAAPGVTDDPANPLFAEYGFNELKGKLRAHPLAAARHHAELLTPA